The genomic region TTTTCGTACTATAAAATCGTATCAGTAGCCACTTGGACTCTAaagtttatgttatttattactCAATCCGTGTCtcctttgggttcgatccttggaattagaggtgatcatgggccaagccgggccgggcccaggaAATTTTTTGGCCCGCTTCCTAGGCCCGAGCCCAGCCTGGCCcgaaatataggcccaaaattttgtccaggcccaaCTAGGGAAAAATTTCCTAATCCCAAGCCCAGCCCGgtccggcccgttttttaagtaaattaactcatgcaaaacaaaatcaacttaattaaaCAACAGATTTGACTCctgaaattaaatgaaagaaagaacataaaaaaaagctcaaaattgaactaATAAAAAGTACTTAAATTCTAATGCAATTAAGTACCCACAActgattttgaacttttaaactCAAACAACTTGAGCCTTCAAGCAATTCTAGATGATCTATTTAGTTGCATAACTCGCAATCACATGAATATCAAGTGACCGTCTCAATGCCATGTTAAACTAACATCACCAAATTAGATTGATTAGCACTATCGCATGTTTTAAATAGCTCATGTGCTTAATTCAAAGTCAACAACTAAGTGAAACTTATAATAGCATCAAAATTCAAgaaccattttaaatttaaagaatgaAAGGATCTgcaaacttatttatttaaatgaagcCCAATTAAAATGTTAGCGAACACACACATACAGagtgtaaattttaaatgttgccCATTCTATTTAGCCAATGAAGAGAAATTTTAAATGCAGTCAATCGCTCATAACGTGCACGATCATCTAAAACCTACAtaagaaaacaattttttaataaaagcatttatatatatacaaaataagttaatatgaaaGACAGTTTAACAGGTTAAATAAAATCAGACCTCAACTATCTGCATAACATCATGGCTAGCAGTTAAATCTTTTGAGCCAATCACAacctaaaaacaaatttattacttTCTCAAATATATAGGAAACTATGACAACACCATCAAGCATTCAGATAATTACCTTAACAGGATTAGGGGCCATGTACTCCTGAGCTAACCGATGAACCACTGCAAGCCATGTAGCACTGAATATTACCATCTGACGAGCTGTAAAGGTTAAATCAGCATGAGGATTTCCAACCTAATTGCTTATGCATTATTCTACCAAGATATAGAACAATATTTTTTAGCTTGATTGAACCGTAAGTTATCAATGGTTATTGGCGTTTACTCATAAGCATCAGTAAAAGCTTTAGTCTAAGCATCTTCTAGAAGTTTAAAATTCCAATGTACCAACAA from Gossypium raimondii isolate GPD5lz chromosome 1, ASM2569854v1, whole genome shotgun sequence harbors:
- the LOC105785349 gene encoding DEAD-box ATP-dependent RNA helicase 5, translating into MLDMGFEEDVRFILGKTCSARQMVIFSATWLAVVHRLAQEYMAPNPVKVVIGSKDLTASHDVMQIVEVLDDRARYERLTAFKISLHWLNRMGNI